In the genome of Deinococcus detaillensis, one region contains:
- a CDS encoding ABC transporter permease, producing MSLARPTDGVAALPAWRIWLGRPETVTLGLILLFCVSLTLLSPQFLTVNTLFDVLRSSVTTGIFALGVLLVLAAGGIDVSFTAVAVFALYSSTKVVLAVWPTAPYPVMILLCLLIGLGLGLANGFMVYRFSVPSLIVTIGTQYLYRGFLLAFIGTAHIMNIPSAMDSFARLNLTKFQTADNTNVSLPVTFLFLVGAALLTQYILSRTLLGRAAYAVGGSIPIAERLGIPVRRVTLFVFGYAGLLAGLGGLLHGTQNQLANPFDLVGQELDVIAAVVLGGARVTGGRGTVAGTLLGVILIILIKNNLVLMGVPSTYQKLVIGAIILLASGVFARREPR from the coding sequence ATGAGCTTGGCTCGCCCCACCGATGGGGTGGCCGCCTTGCCAGCGTGGCGCATCTGGCTCGGTCGCCCCGAAACCGTAACGCTGGGCCTGATCCTGCTGTTCTGCGTGTCGCTCACCCTGCTCTCGCCGCAGTTCCTGACCGTCAATACCCTGTTTGATGTGCTGCGCAGCAGTGTCACCACTGGCATCTTCGCGCTGGGCGTGCTGCTGGTGCTGGCGGCAGGGGGCATTGACGTGAGCTTCACGGCAGTGGCGGTGTTCGCGCTCTACTCTTCGACCAAAGTGGTGCTGGCCGTCTGGCCGACCGCGCCGTATCCCGTGATGATCTTGCTGTGCTTGCTGATCGGCCTGGGCTTAGGCTTGGCCAACGGCTTCATGGTGTACCGCTTCAGCGTTCCCAGCCTCATCGTGACGATTGGCACCCAGTACCTGTACCGGGGCTTTTTGCTGGCGTTCATAGGGACGGCCCACATCATGAACATCCCCAGCGCCATGGACAGTTTCGCGCGGCTGAACCTCACCAAGTTCCAGACCGCTGACAACACCAACGTTTCTCTGCCCGTCACTTTCCTGTTTCTGGTGGGGGCGGCGCTGCTCACGCAGTACATCCTGAGCCGCACCCTGCTGGGCCGGGCTGCATACGCCGTGGGCGGCAGCATTCCGATTGCCGAACGACTGGGGATTCCGGTAAGGCGCGTGACCCTGTTCGTGTTCGGCTACGCCGGGCTGCTGGCGGGCCTGGGCGGGCTGCTGCACGGCACCCAGAACCAGCTGGCCAACCCATTCGATCTGGTGGGGCAGGAACTCGACGTGATCGCTGCTGTCGTGCTGGGCGGCGCGCGCGTGACGGGCGGGCGAGGTACGGTGGCGGGAACGCTCCTCGGCGTCATTCTGATTATCCTGATCAAAAATAACTTGGTGCTGATGGGCGTGCCGAGCACGTACCAAAAGCTGGTCATCGGCGCGATCATTTTGCTTGCCAGCGGCGTGTTCGCCCGCCGTGAGCCGCGCTGA
- a CDS encoding autoinducer 2 ABC transporter substrate-binding protein, translated as MNKKTWTFSALGLLVLGVSLHGADAQTKKYNMVTVVKITGINWFNRMEEGVKKYAKDSGNNATQTGPSTADAAQQAAIIEDLIAKKPDAIAVVPFSPETLEPVLKKAMSRGIKVITHEADNQVNTLYDIEAFDNVAFGANLNVRLAKCMGGSGKWAVFVGSLTSKTHNQWADGGIANAKKNPGMVLVESKQETADDAEQAYQKAKELIRKYPDIKGFQGSASTDVAGIGRAVEEAGLENKTCVYGTSLPSIAGKYMDSGAVDGIGFWDPADAGYVMNKVAQLVLQGKKITNGMDLGVKGYNKVSVTKGKGAGMIIRGNAFVDVDKANYKSYPF; from the coding sequence ATGAACAAGAAAACTTGGACATTCAGCGCTCTCGGCCTGCTCGTACTCGGCGTCTCCCTTCACGGGGCCGACGCGCAGACCAAGAAGTACAACATGGTCACGGTGGTCAAGATCACCGGCATCAATTGGTTTAACCGCATGGAGGAAGGCGTCAAAAAGTATGCCAAGGACAGCGGCAACAACGCCACCCAGACCGGCCCCTCCACTGCCGACGCCGCGCAGCAGGCCGCCATCATCGAAGACCTGATCGCCAAGAAGCCCGACGCCATCGCGGTCGTGCCGTTCAGCCCCGAGACGCTGGAGCCAGTGCTGAAAAAAGCCATGTCGCGCGGAATCAAGGTGATTACGCACGAGGCCGACAACCAGGTCAATACCCTGTACGACATCGAAGCGTTCGACAACGTCGCTTTCGGAGCGAACCTGAATGTCCGGCTCGCCAAATGCATGGGCGGCAGCGGCAAGTGGGCCGTTTTCGTGGGCAGCCTGACCAGCAAGACGCACAACCAGTGGGCCGACGGCGGTATTGCCAACGCCAAGAAGAATCCCGGCATGGTCTTGGTGGAAAGCAAACAGGAAACCGCCGACGACGCCGAACAGGCCTACCAGAAGGCCAAGGAACTCATCCGCAAGTACCCGGACATCAAGGGCTTTCAGGGCAGCGCCTCCACCGACGTGGCCGGGATCGGACGCGCCGTCGAGGAAGCCGGACTGGAGAACAAGACCTGCGTTTACGGCACCAGCCTGCCATCCATCGCCGGAAAATATATGGACTCCGGCGCAGTTGACGGCATCGGGTTCTGGGACCCTGCCGACGCGGGGTACGTCATGAACAAGGTGGCACAATTGGTCTTGCAGGGTAAAAAGATCACCAACGGCATGGACCTGGGCGTCAAAGGCTACAACAAAGTTTCGGTCACCAAAGGCAAGGGCGCGGGCATGATCATCCGTGGCAACGCCTTCGTCGATGTCGACAAGGCCAACTACAAGAGCTATCCCTTCTAA
- a CDS encoding ABC transporter permease: protein MSLRRFTADRHILFLLVANLVVALAATLLTRGTFMSLDNWQSMATQLPELGLLALCILITMVSGGGGIDLSVVATANLSAITAGLVARQLYADPDSANMPFTLVFLAVALLVGLVCGLINGLLISRLRYAPILATLGTSLAFQGIGYALTNGSAVIGFSTGIQNLGLGTIGPVPVPLLIYLAVAGALAWVLAATPYGLRLYLLGTNSRAAHFAGINTQRVLLTTYALAGVLAAVSGIIFGARANSIKVDYGSSYLLIAILIAVMGGVNPAGGAGKVLGLLLATTALQFLSSSLNLLGLSNFLKDFTWGLLLLLSIALTAFRLKARPAASSSPSPPDTPPPDSPPASPRGLSGGTP, encoded by the coding sequence GTGTCTTTGCGCCGATTCACTGCTGATCGTCACATCCTCTTTTTGCTGGTGGCCAATCTGGTCGTCGCGCTGGCTGCGACCTTGCTCACACGCGGCACGTTCATGTCACTGGACAACTGGCAGTCGATGGCCACGCAACTCCCCGAGTTGGGCTTGCTGGCGTTGTGCATCCTGATCACCATGGTTTCAGGCGGCGGCGGCATCGATCTGTCGGTAGTCGCCACCGCCAACCTGTCGGCGATCACAGCGGGACTGGTCGCCCGTCAGCTTTACGCCGACCCGGACAGCGCCAATATGCCGTTTACTCTGGTTTTCTTGGCTGTGGCACTGCTGGTTGGCCTAGTCTGCGGACTCATCAACGGTCTCCTGATTTCGCGGCTGCGCTACGCTCCAATTCTGGCGACGCTCGGCACCTCACTGGCCTTCCAGGGTATCGGCTACGCCCTGACCAACGGCTCGGCGGTGATCGGGTTCTCGACTGGTATCCAGAATCTGGGACTGGGCACCATCGGCCCGGTGCCTGTGCCGCTGCTGATTTACCTGGCGGTGGCGGGGGCGCTGGCGTGGGTGCTGGCGGCGACGCCCTACGGTCTGCGGCTGTATCTGCTCGGCACCAACAGCCGCGCCGCGCACTTCGCGGGCATCAATACGCAGCGAGTGCTGCTCACCACCTACGCCCTGGCAGGCGTGCTGGCCGCCGTCTCAGGAATCATTTTCGGAGCGCGTGCCAACTCCATCAAGGTGGACTACGGCAGTTCTTATCTTCTGATCGCCATTTTGATCGCCGTCATGGGCGGCGTAAATCCGGCGGGCGGCGCGGGCAAAGTCCTGGGCCTGTTGCTGGCCACCACCGCCCTGCAATTTTTGTCGAGTTCACTCAATCTGCTGGGCTTATCGAATTTCCTCAAGGACTTTACCTGGGGCCTGCTGCTGCTGCTGTCCATCGCCCTCACCGCCTTCCGGCTCAAGGCCCGGCCCGCCGCCTCGTCATCTCCTTCGCCCCCCGATACGCCGCCGCCCGACTCCCCGCCCGCCTCACCACGTGGCCTTTCAGGAGGAACACCATGA
- a CDS encoding aldo/keto reductase, translated as MEYRSLGRSGLIVSAFGLGTMQFGAGMNMGSLDQQATTDMVKFALDQGINFIDTADVYSRGQSETQLGVALSGIREEVVLASKFRLPMSDTNLNRSGATRVNILRGVESSLKRLQTDYLDLYQVHGWDSHTPLEETLSTLNDLVRQGMVRHIGLSNYLAWQAATALGIQERRGWEPFVTAQLYYSLVGRELEHGWIDLAKYSGLGILVWSPLAGGYLSAKYDGPEDAPEGTRFGEAGQFVPFDWDKGRPVLEALRQVAQRRGVTPAQVALKWTVSQPGISSVITAARSTERLGENIRSLDIQLTDEDRRELDQASHPGTPYPLWMVRQLDQAEDPRTRALEPELFESGNVWKDLRQGEQK; from the coding sequence ATGGAATATCGCAGCCTCGGCCGGTCCGGTTTGATCGTCAGCGCCTTCGGGCTGGGCACCATGCAGTTTGGTGCTGGCATGAACATGGGCTCGCTCGACCAGCAGGCCACCACCGACATGGTGAAATTTGCGCTCGATCAGGGCATCAACTTCATCGACACCGCCGACGTCTATTCACGCGGGCAGTCCGAGACACAACTCGGTGTGGCCCTGAGCGGCATCCGTGAGGAAGTCGTTCTAGCCAGCAAGTTCCGCTTGCCGATGTCGGATACCAACCTCAACCGCTCCGGCGCGACGCGGGTCAACATTCTGCGCGGTGTGGAGAGCAGCCTCAAGCGTCTCCAGACCGATTACCTCGACCTTTACCAAGTCCACGGCTGGGACAGCCACACGCCGTTGGAAGAAACGCTGAGCACCCTCAACGACTTGGTGCGTCAGGGCATGGTGCGCCATATCGGTCTGAGCAACTATCTGGCGTGGCAGGCGGCCACCGCCCTGGGCATCCAGGAGCGCCGGGGCTGGGAGCCCTTCGTGACCGCGCAGTTGTACTACTCGCTGGTGGGCCGCGAACTGGAACACGGATGGATCGACCTGGCCAAATACTCGGGTCTGGGCATACTGGTCTGGAGCCCGCTGGCCGGTGGCTACCTCTCCGCGAAGTATGACGGACCCGAGGACGCCCCGGAAGGCACCCGCTTCGGTGAGGCCGGGCAGTTCGTGCCCTTCGACTGGGACAAGGGACGGCCGGTGCTCGAGGCGCTCAGACAGGTCGCACAGCGGCGCGGCGTGACCCCCGCCCAGGTCGCGCTGAAGTGGACGGTGTCGCAGCCGGGCATTTCCAGCGTGATCACCGCCGCGCGAAGCACCGAACGCCTCGGCGAGAACATCCGGTCCCTGGACATCCAGCTCACCGATGAGGACCGCCGCGAACTCGATCAAGCCAGCCACCCCGGCACGCCGTACCCCCTGTGGATGGTGCGGCAACTCGATCAAGCCGAGGATCCCCGCACCCGCGCCCTCGAACCTGAGTTGTTCGAATCCGGAAATGTCTGGAAAGACCTTCGCCAGGGCGAGCAGAAGTAG
- a CDS encoding DAK2 domain-containing protein produces MSETVSGAEVEAALRRAAGRLLELRDHLNRLDAEVGDGDSGLTAEKGALGLIAYLDATPPGDDLGRWLAGAGMAYNRAAPSTMGALMATAFMRAGKGVMGQSTLSAADLAAMLLAADQGIQERGKVKPGDKTIVDAVHPAALAFDAAVQAGRPLTEAAQEMLAAARAGRDAAAPLRGQVGRANWVGERTEGKLDPGTVLFVSALEAVLQADASG; encoded by the coding sequence GTGAGTGAGACGGTTAGCGGAGCGGAGGTTGAAGCCGCGCTGCGCCGCGCTGCCGGGCGGCTGCTGGAGTTACGCGACCACCTCAACCGCCTGGACGCCGAGGTTGGTGATGGCGACAGCGGCTTGACCGCCGAAAAGGGCGCACTGGGGCTAATCGCCTACCTGGACGCCACACCACCCGGCGATGACCTGGGCCGATGGCTGGCCGGAGCGGGCATGGCCTACAACCGCGCCGCGCCCAGCACCATGGGTGCGTTGATGGCCACCGCCTTTATGCGGGCGGGCAAAGGCGTGATGGGCCAGAGCACTCTCAGCGCGGCGGACCTGGCCGCCATGCTGCTGGCCGCCGATCAGGGAATCCAGGAGCGCGGCAAGGTCAAGCCCGGCGACAAGACCATCGTGGACGCCGTGCACCCGGCGGCCCTGGCCTTTGACGCCGCCGTGCAAGCGGGCCGTCCCCTCACTGAGGCGGCGCAGGAAATGCTGGCCGCCGCCCGCGCTGGAAGGGACGCCGCCGCTCCCCTGCGCGGACAGGTGGGCCGCGCCAACTGGGTGGGCGAGCGCACCGAAGGCAAGCTCGACCCCGGCACTGTGTTATTTGTCTCGGCGCTGGAAGCGGTATTGCAGGCCGACGCCAGCGGCTGA
- a CDS encoding sugar ABC transporter ATP-binding protein, whose product MTRPSSTPAVPGAALLSLQGITKTFGGVRALRGVSFDIHAGQTYHLLGENGSGKSTLIKIISGAQPPDSGVIEVRGVAHQALDALSALEAGIETVYQDLSLFPNLSVAENVALTAQLVSARGQLARPLSWSKLREVAATALERVGLPITPAFLDAPVETLPIAVRQLIAIARGIVSRASLVIMDEPTAALTQREVENLLAIIASLQQEGVSVLFVSHKLDEVFRIGGQVIVLRDGSKVADGPLSEFTPSSVAYQMTGKTLEETHYRTAAPSQEPLLEVSGLTRAGAFENVTFTLHRGEVLGITGLLDSGRNELAHALSGVRPADSGQIRLAGTAAELHTPRDGIRLGIGYVPEDRLAEGLFLDKPIRENIMVSILKRLTRGPRLDYARATADTTQLSKDLQVATPSVMLPVGALSGGNQQKVMVARWLAIGPKVLILHGPTAGVDVGSKDALYRIMQNLAAQGLGVLLISDDLPELLMNSDRIGVMHRGQLTRIAPVAELSEASLTAELLEVVPVGPAPQVGGAV is encoded by the coding sequence ATGACGCGGCCATCCTCCACCCCCGCTGTGCCCGGCGCGGCGCTGCTGAGCCTGCAAGGCATCACCAAGACGTTCGGCGGAGTGCGTGCGCTGCGCGGCGTGAGCTTTGACATTCACGCGGGTCAGACGTATCACCTGCTCGGTGAGAACGGCTCAGGCAAAAGCACCCTGATCAAAATCATCTCGGGTGCTCAGCCACCCGACTCCGGCGTGATCGAGGTGCGCGGCGTCGCCCACCAGGCGCTTGATGCCTTGAGCGCTCTGGAAGCAGGCATCGAGACGGTCTACCAGGACTTGTCGCTCTTTCCCAACCTGAGTGTGGCCGAGAACGTGGCCCTGACCGCGCAGCTCGTCAGTGCGCGGGGGCAACTCGCCAGACCGCTGTCATGGTCGAAGTTGCGCGAGGTCGCGGCCACCGCCCTAGAGCGGGTCGGGCTGCCCATCACACCCGCGTTTCTCGACGCGCCGGTGGAAACCCTGCCCATCGCGGTGCGGCAACTGATCGCCATCGCGCGGGGCATCGTCAGCCGCGCCAGCCTGGTCATCATGGACGAACCCACCGCCGCCCTAACGCAGCGTGAGGTCGAAAACCTGCTGGCGATCATCGCCTCGCTTCAGCAAGAAGGCGTGAGCGTGCTGTTCGTGAGCCACAAACTCGATGAGGTCTTCCGGATCGGCGGGCAGGTGATCGTGCTGCGCGACGGCAGCAAGGTCGCCGACGGTCCCCTGAGTGAGTTCACGCCCTCCAGCGTGGCCTACCAGATGACCGGCAAGACCCTGGAGGAAACCCACTACCGCACTGCTGCTCCCAGCCAGGAGCCGCTGCTGGAGGTCAGCGGCCTGACCCGCGCCGGAGCGTTTGAGAACGTGACCTTTACGCTGCACCGGGGCGAGGTGCTGGGCATCACGGGCCTGCTCGACTCGGGGCGCAATGAGCTGGCCCACGCACTTTCTGGTGTGCGGCCCGCCGACAGCGGCCAGATCCGGTTGGCTGGGACGGCTGCCGAGCTGCACACCCCCCGCGACGGCATTCGCCTGGGCATCGGCTACGTGCCCGAGGACCGCCTGGCCGAGGGCCTCTTCCTCGACAAACCCATTCGCGAAAACATCATGGTGTCGATTCTCAAACGCCTGACGCGCGGGCCACGCCTCGACTACGCCCGCGCGACGGCGGACACCACGCAGCTCTCCAAAGACCTTCAGGTGGCCACGCCGAGCGTCATGCTGCCGGTTGGCGCTCTGTCCGGCGGAAACCAGCAAAAAGTGATGGTGGCCCGCTGGCTGGCCATCGGCCCCAAGGTATTGATCCTGCACGGCCCGACCGCTGGGGTGGACGTGGGCAGCAAGGACGCCCTCTACCGCATCATGCAGAACCTGGCCGCGCAGGGTCTGGGCGTGCTGCTGATCAGCGACGACTTGCCCGAACTGCTGATGAACTCAGACCGGATCGGCGTGATGCACCGGGGACAACTCACCCGCATCGCTCCCGTGGCCGAGCTGAGTGAGGCCTCGCTGACTGCCGAACTGCTGGAAGTTGTGCCGGTAGGCCCTGCGCCGCAGGTGGGGGGAGCGGTATGA
- the dhaK gene encoding dihydroxyacetone kinase subunit DhaK, giving the protein MKKILNDPNRFVDEMLDGLYRAHPDQLAYAAGDPHCLVRADAPIEGKVALATGGGSGHLPVFLGYVGQGMLNGCAVGDVFQSPSADQMLEVTKRIHGGKGVLYIYGNYGGDVMNFDMATEMAAMDDIEVRTVLVRDDVASASEQRAETRRGVAGMVFAFKIAGAKADQGGSLDEVEAAALKALAHTRTMGVALSSCTLPAAGRPTFDIGEGEMEIGMGIHGEKGVRRGPLESADQIAEELLEAVLAELDVHSGDRLAVMVNGLGATPLEELYILFRQVHRSLETRGVGVYQAFVGEYATSLEMAGASLTIMKLDDDLQALLDHPARTPFFVQVGK; this is encoded by the coding sequence GTGAAAAAGATTTTGAACGACCCTAACCGTTTTGTGGACGAGATGCTCGACGGGCTTTACCGCGCCCACCCCGATCAACTGGCGTACGCGGCGGGCGACCCGCACTGCTTAGTTCGCGCCGACGCGCCGATTGAAGGCAAAGTGGCGCTGGCGACTGGAGGCGGCTCTGGACACCTGCCGGTCTTTCTGGGGTACGTGGGACAGGGGATGCTCAACGGCTGCGCCGTCGGGGACGTGTTCCAGAGTCCCAGCGCCGATCAGATGCTGGAAGTCACCAAACGCATTCACGGCGGAAAAGGCGTGCTGTACATCTACGGCAACTACGGCGGCGACGTCATGAACTTCGACATGGCGACCGAGATGGCGGCCATGGACGATATCGAGGTCCGCACCGTGCTGGTGCGCGACGACGTTGCCAGCGCCAGTGAGCAGCGCGCGGAAACCCGCCGGGGTGTGGCGGGCATGGTCTTCGCCTTCAAAATTGCAGGGGCCAAGGCTGACCAGGGCGGCAGTCTGGACGAGGTCGAGGCCGCTGCGCTCAAGGCCCTGGCGCACACCCGCACCATGGGAGTGGCTCTGTCGTCGTGTACGCTGCCGGCGGCGGGTCGGCCGACCTTTGACATCGGCGAGGGTGAGATGGAGATCGGTATGGGCATCCACGGCGAGAAGGGGGTCAGGCGCGGGCCGCTTGAGAGCGCTGATCAGATTGCTGAGGAGCTGCTGGAAGCGGTCCTGGCCGAGCTGGACGTGCACAGCGGTGACCGCCTGGCCGTGATGGTCAACGGCCTGGGCGCGACCCCCCTGGAAGAGTTGTATATCCTGTTCCGGCAAGTGCACCGCAGCCTGGAGACGCGCGGGGTGGGTGTCTACCAAGCGTTTGTGGGCGAGTACGCCACCAGTCTGGAGATGGCCGGGGCGAGCCTGACCATCATGAAGCTCGACGACGACCTCCAGGCCCTGCTCGACCACCCGGCCCGCACGCCCTTCTTCGTGCAGGTCGGCAAGTGA
- a CDS encoding sugar phosphate isomerase/epimerase family protein, with protein MPAACSPAVSRAEASRRAMLKFGAHAFCWEGDWTDEIGDRVIEQAARAGLDFIEIPLLHPETFDAKRHRRHLEAVGLACVSSLGLPREAHMPHEPQKAVTFLKGVLDRMEELGARDLTGCTGYSIGVLTGQGPSPQELDRMVDGLAQVAEDARSRGIGLGLEAINRYETYMVNTLDDALDVVNRVGSDNLRVHADTYHMNIEEANLREALQRVEGKLNFIHMSESHRGLVGTGTVPWEQVWQGLADIQFSGYLTLESFAAPNPELAAATCIWKPPRHTGQELAEGGLAFLREGAARHGLMEQVR; from the coding sequence TTGCCAGCGGCGTGTTCGCCCGCCGTGAGCCGCGCTGAAGCGTCAAGGAGAGCAATGTTGAAATTCGGAGCACACGCGTTTTGCTGGGAAGGGGACTGGACAGACGAGATCGGCGACCGCGTCATCGAGCAGGCCGCCCGCGCTGGACTCGACTTCATCGAAATCCCCCTGTTGCATCCTGAAACGTTTGATGCCAAGCGTCATCGACGGCATCTGGAAGCGGTCGGACTGGCCTGTGTCAGTTCGCTGGGCCTGCCACGAGAGGCCCACATGCCCCATGAACCGCAGAAGGCCGTCACCTTCCTGAAGGGCGTACTCGACCGCATGGAGGAACTCGGGGCCCGCGACCTGACCGGCTGCACTGGCTACTCCATCGGCGTACTGACGGGCCAGGGCCCCTCTCCGCAGGAACTCGACCGGATGGTGGACGGCCTGGCCCAGGTGGCGGAGGACGCCCGCTCACGCGGCATCGGACTCGGCCTGGAAGCCATCAACCGCTACGAGACGTATATGGTCAACACGCTGGACGACGCGCTGGACGTCGTCAACCGTGTGGGCTCGGACAACCTGCGGGTACACGCCGATACCTACCACATGAACATCGAAGAAGCCAATTTACGTGAGGCGCTCCAGCGGGTAGAAGGAAAACTCAACTTCATCCATATGAGCGAGAGCCACCGTGGGCTGGTCGGTACCGGCACTGTACCGTGGGAGCAGGTCTGGCAGGGGCTGGCGGACATCCAGTTCAGCGGCTACCTTACCCTGGAATCTTTCGCGGCACCCAATCCGGAACTGGCCGCCGCGACGTGTATCTGGAAGCCGCCCCGCCACACCGGGCAGGAACTCGCTGAAGGCGGTCTGGCCTTCTTGCGCGAAGGTGCGGCGCGGCATGGACTGATGGAGCAGGTGCGTTAG